CGCGCCGCTGCCCTGCACCCCGCGCGGCATCGTCGAGCTGCTGCGCCGGCACGACGTGCCGCTGCGCGGCGCGAACGTCGCCGTGGTCGGCCGCGGCAACACCGTCGGCCGGCCGCTCGGCCTGCTGCTCACCCGGCGCAGCGAGAACGCCACCGTCACGCTCTGCCACACCGGCACCCTCGACCTCGCCGGGCACACCCGCGCCGCCGAGATCGTCATCGTCGCCGCCGGGGTGCCGGGACTGCTCACCGCCGACATGGTCACCCCCGGCGCGACGGTGGTGGACGTCGGCATCACCCGGGTGATCGGCGACGACGGCAAGGGGCGCTACACCGGTGACGTCGACCCGGAGGTGTTCGAGGTGGCCGGCAAGGTGGTGCCGATGCCCGGCGGAGTCGGCCCGATGACCCGGGCCATGCTGCTCACGAACGTGGTGGAGCGGGCCGAGCGGGCCGGCTGACCACCCAGACAGGTCATAACCGTCCGCCCCTCGCCCGATCGGTGCCAGGATGGCTGATACGGTCCGGGAAACCGACTGGTAACAGGGAGTGGGACGACCATGGGTAAGAAGGTC
The genomic region above belongs to Micromonospora sp. WMMD1128 and contains:
- a CDS encoding bifunctional methylenetetrahydrofolate dehydrogenase/methenyltetrahydrofolate cyclohydrolase translates to MTATILDGKATAAEIKDELRARVKALAERGITPGLGTVLVGEDPGSQAYVNGKHRDCAEVGIASLRVTLPADAGQAQLDAALAELNADPACHGYIVQLPLPAHLDTQRALESIDPDKDADGLHPVNLGRLVLGYDAPLPCTPRGIVELLRRHDVPLRGANVAVVGRGNTVGRPLGLLLTRRSENATVTLCHTGTLDLAGHTRAAEIVIVAAGVPGLLTADMVTPGATVVDVGITRVIGDDGKGRYTGDVDPEVFEVAGKVVPMPGGVGPMTRAMLLTNVVERAERAG